From Plectropomus leopardus isolate mb chromosome 4, YSFRI_Pleo_2.0, whole genome shotgun sequence, the proteins below share one genomic window:
- the lcorl gene encoding uncharacterized protein lcorl isoform X2 yields MATVQCSKCTAERKGFRRELDSWRHTLIHCVGFESILEGIYGPLLLRDLNLFDDCEPEEVDDWSPETSCSQCSFCNLPLEKLSSDQVQSATSPLSSPSDYSPCQAPAISESSQSAHRFLQAVFHKKDVSLGCESNIPLVAQELMKKMVHQFALEYASKCLLHTNSNGVTTRTSSPLSQALDAPLDLTVSRAGEEKEIESDPDGVLDLSNRNSACSATSSSSKHKASGSLLPSFTEELGDLGQRGTKSRQSSALGAVLSPLCSAHRSLLYQILKLARQEKLLLFLNHRPVGQTESHCCHCGVNPQDIVTPNAVPFSECKTHNISPYYPLIDCDHQGHGSAVYHPGDSKSNCSIHHYPLTDCKGDAPLGSSYCCVQRCRMETYTVLCPKRLHCISCQSLAVGRINNLVCSFASSNSLSKSPSLCTPSSSLCPSSSVCCNQHNPHSCRCYSNHACLTQVRSTIERAVGDGDPPCPVLKREQSPSPPPLSPIPSDINKKTDEKPPSLLHHRQEDDVDLMVKDGLVNASHQEADVITATAEERGCRTPRSSQAEQNSNGTSLQDVVNRFSEKLETIRPIEKDPQLVSTAINVCEKEQPQCPSTSQKPQFQDDAHLTEIITTVLHTGRASDYNLSELFNRHDSKEPKSPNTRSRRRQEVLAAIATPADDASTRRQTLQIKRELAMLDQSYNRRKMPLAKRAKLKDGCVTVTTSPASSDLVKEESKRDIEVGVEPVENHKVRKGPLNILTAESDKGEVKEEIQTIIVTEEVQIIKAEEREREISTEEKDLAHSDTQIPTPEPNVNQGSKGDSVQTQVMTRTATSAKPCSRPCKEDGMGSGAGSDKNHKEAPAAQSSDRATRPGKGKDSHSAFRDKQKHHSQHTKDARKSRRNIVPPQRFSSYVTEPRKMFFVACFSESIFNQKPQKDKILTSSTLDALSKDPDAEDILPKSKREVPLSLPDHTMKPVLETTPKEQCGPSYMESKGLSTNKASPKTMATKEKSPTKQSPDNRTDGSNCVAKPFGRLHSSPKRQRDLRTASRTPQNPSQIDVTIKSTSCVESPPNSQVQYTSPIKLMFVSPVKDKEGVRYSLKSATSGSNAQEPFDPCVESSWSGTPKKHKRQRTESLTSQAKSISSPLKSATSPAKSASSPLKSASSPGKSTSSRAKSTSSSPKSVSSPVKAASSPKSASSSPKSTSSPKSASSSLKSVSWPTKPASSPKSVSSPAKSVSSSPKIGSRRSGESTPTKRGAESQRSQGDSSSFHETTPKRRPGRPKKLGPQLEQKAKRPIGRPRKEKAVDSEMGAKCVNGKSVVASDIVENVNKNLKITVVYGRSRRNKRMVSEGFDQLQTEFHDACQAVGLKSDLGILMHNSKTISGSVKTASTELSEELNFVSPVKESSPQSSSNIKCQKQDDSVPSRKPGRPAKVKISGISVTVTTVSPRQRKIQINKDTRQSPETLIHKKVLLPEFKSAKEPRTISRQSTSRSSQTEEGITTKDECKDKLPNEPVAVRHSMRVRKPSIHFLHAVATSTSRSYSHSNALLRRSKKLLLNKASNERRQEEQQSSVDTLREKRQPCVQDRKNISQDLSRVAGVSVDSIFPPKETLRWWAASAEENTMNQELARRIRLISDSWVSNTVENQDKETALNSKLGSKSKSSFARNSKHSSVVRTLFDCSPNKPRSCSMQQICSWFMQTTETRSLSIVKKASSRNPYELMHFPRSTNKKSLCHSPQAERLRKHIKKFAKTVPKSPLQHQRAQRRLRKRNEASLSTQKIRRQLFTARFATGRLNHGTQWWRSRVFGRYQTTLFRASTRFLTRKERERWQKRQRNKKNIKVATSFSNRHVVTGLKPKRKALPTSAKDQLSDCLENGSATSSFGQTQEPVDVPKEQNLCSKAWSPERLKECRVFLKKINSPGNESTEEEWDSCTVTLDDGSPPAYLFAGRERELVGVVKAVKTERQRSTRRTASRELEVSAPISVQEQDEKPVGRQKGKYKSPGVVSAEPPQPPPAKMLRQSRMRGLTGQRWCDCLKTK; encoded by the exons ATGGCGACAGTGCAGTGCTCCAAATGCACGGCCGAAAGAAAAGGATTTCGGCGGGAACTTGATTCGTGGCGACACACATTGATACACTGCGTTG GGTTTGAAAGTATTCTGGAGGGAATATATGGCCCACTGCTGCTGAGGGACCTCAATTTATTTGATG ATTGTGAACCTGAAGAGGTGGATGATTGGTCCCCAGAAACAAGTTGCTCTCAGTGTTCATTCTGCAACCTTCCCCTGGAGAAACTCAGCAGT gatCAAGTACAGTCAGCCACGTcgcccctctcctccccctctgaTTACTCTCCCTGTCAGGCTCCAGCTATCTCTGAGAGCAGCCAATCAGCACACAGGTTCCTCCAAGCTGTGTTTCACAAGAAAG ATGTGTCCTTGGGCTGTGAGTCCAACATCCCTCTGGTTGCCCAGGAGCTAATGAAGAAGATGGTACATCAGTTTGCCTTGGAGTACGCATCCAAGTGCCTACTCCACACCAATTCAAATGGCGTTACAACAAGGACCTCATCACCTCTGTCACAAGCATTAGATGCTCCTCTGGACCTCACAGTGAGCCGAGCCGGGGAGGAGAAAGAGATCGAAAGTGACCCAG ATGGCGTGCTCGACCTCTCCAACAGGAACTCTGCCTGCTCAGcaacttcatcatcatccaaACACAAAGCCTCAGG CTCCCTGCTGCCATCATTTACGGAAGAATTGGGAGATCTGGGACAGCGAGGGACCAAGAGTCGTCAGAGCTCTGCATTGGGTGCCGTTCTCAGCCCACTCTGCTCAGCACACCGTTCCTTACTCTACCAGATCCTGAAGCTGGCACGCCAGGAAAAATTGCTTTTGTTCCTTAATCACCGACCTGTAGGTCAAACTGAATCTCACTGCTGTCATTGTGGCGTAAACCCACAGGATATTGTTACCCCTAATGCAGTCCCCTTTAGTGAATGTAAAACCCATAACATCAGCCCATACTACCCTTTAATTGATTGTGATCATCAAGGTCATGGCAGCGCAGTATATCATCCAGGAGATTCCAAGTCCAATTGTAGCATCCATCACTACCCTTTAACAGACTGTAAAGGTGATGCTCCTCTTGGCTCAAGCTACTGCTGTGTGCAGAGGTGCAGGATGGAAACCTACACTGTTTTGTGCCCCAAAAGGCTgcactgcatttcctgccaaaGCCTGGCTGTAGGTCGCATCAACAACTTAGTGTGTTCATTTGCATCCTCTAATTCATTATCCAAATCCCCTTCACTGTGCACTCCCTCCTCTAGCTTATGCCCTTCCTCATCAGTCTGCTGTAACCAACACAACCCCCACTCCTGTCGCTGTTATTCAAATCATGCCTGTCTGACGCAGGTGAGGAGCACAATAGAACGGGCAGTTGGAGATGGGGATCCTCCTTGTCCTGTCCTGAAGAGAGAGCAGagtccctctcctcctcctctgtccccaATTCCCTCAGACAtcaacaagaaaactgatgaaaagcCACCTTCCCTCCTTCACCATAGACAAGAGGATGATGTTGACCTAATGGTTAAAGATGGTCTTGTGAATGCAAGCCACCAGGAAGCAGATGTGATTACAGCGACAGCAGAGGAGCGAGGATGTAGGACCCCTAGAAGTAGTCAGGCTGAGCAGAACTCAAATGGGACTTCACTGCAAGATGTTGTGAATCGCTTCAGTGAGAAACTGGAGACAATCAGACCTATAGAGAAGGACCCACAGCTGGTTTCCACAGCCATTAATGTCTGTGAAAAAGAGCAGCCACAGTGTCCCTCAACCAGTCAGAAGCCGCAGTTTCAGGATGATGCCCATTTGACTGAAATTATCACCACAGTGCTTCACACAGGCAGAGCTAGTGACTACAATCTAAGTGAACTGTTCAATCGCCATGATAGCAAAGAGCCCAAGTCACCTAATACCCGCTCCCGACGTCGCCAAGAAGTCCTTGCTGCTATAGCAACACCAGCTGATGATGCTTCAACCAGAAGGCAGACCTTACAAATTAAACGAGAGCTTGCCATGTTGGACCAGTCCTACAACAGGAGAAAGATGCCACTCGCAAAGAGAGCAAAATTGAAAGATGGATGTGTTACTGTAACTACATCACCCGCCTCATCAGATCTAGTTAAAGAGGAGTCTAAAAGAGACATAGAGGTAGGTGTTGAACCTGTAGAGAATCATAAAGTTAGGAAGGGACCACTGAACATTCTCACTGCAGAAAGTGACAAGGGTGAAGTAAAAGAGGAGATTCAGACAATTATAGTAACAGAGGAAGTTCAGATCATCaaagcagaagagagagaaCGGGAAATATCCACAGAGGAAAAAGATCTTGCTCACTCAGATACTCAAATACCCACCCCTGAGCCAAATGTTAATCAAGGCTCAAAGGGTGACAGTGTACAAACACAGGTAATGACAAGAACTGCAACCTCAGCAAAACCGTGTAGCAGGCCATGTAAAGAGGATGGTATGGGTAGTGGGGCTGGAAGTGATAAAAACCATAAAGAAGCCCCAGCAGCTCAAAGCTCTGACAGAGCCACTAGACCAGGTAAAGGGAAAGATAGCCACAGTGCTTTTAGAGATAAGCAGAAACATCATTCACAACACACCAAGGACGCAAGGAAATCCAGGAGAAATATAGTGCCCCCACAGCGGTTCTCCTCCTATGTCACAGAGCCCAGGAAAATGTTCTTTGTTGCATGTTTCTCTGAAAGCATCTTTAACCAGAAACCACAAAAGGACAAAATTTTGACATCTAGCACCCTGGATGCTTTATCCAAAGATCCAGATGCTGAGGACATCCTGCCCAAATCAAAAAGGGAAGTCCCTCTGTCCTTACCTGACCACACAATGAAGCCTGTACTTGAAACAACACCGAAAGAACAATGTGGACCATCCTACATGGAGTCAAAAGGTCTTTCCACAAACAAGGCTTCCCCAAAAACTATGGCCACCAAAGAGAAGAGTCCTACAAAACAGAGTCCAGACAATAGGACAGATGGCAGCAACTGTGTAGCCAAACCGTTTGGAAGGCTACATTCATCTCCAAAAAGGCAACGGGACTTAAGGACAGCTTCAAGAACTCCCCAAAATCCATCACAGATAGATGTCACCATAAAGTCCACTTCCTGTGTTGAGAGCCCTCCAAACTCCCAAGTCCAGTACACTAGTCCAATAAAGCTCATGTTTGTATCCCCAGTAAAGGATAAGGAAGGGGTCAGATATAGTCTTAAATCGGCAACTTCTGGTTCTAATGCACAGGAACCCTTTGACCCATGTGTAGAGTCTTCATGGTCAGGAACAcctaagaaacacaaaagacagagaACTGAGTCTCTTACTTCACAAGCAAAATCTATTTCCTCACCACTAAAGTCTGCTACCTCACCTGCAAAATCTGCTTCTTCACCACTCAAGTCAGCTTCTTCACCAGGCAAGTCTACTTCTTCACGAGCCAAGTCTACTTCTTCATCACCCAAGTCTGTTTCTTCACCAGTCAAGGCTGCTTCATCACCCAAGTCAGCTTCTTCATCACCAAAGTCTACTTCTTCACCCAAGTCAGCATCTTCATCACTCAAGTCTGTTTCGTGGCCAACCAAACCTGCTTCTTCCCCCAAGTCAGTTTCTTCACCAGCCAAGTCTGTTTCATCATCACCTAAAATAGGTTCCAGAAGATCAGGCGAAAGTACTCCAACTAAACGTGGAGCTGAGAGCCAGAGATCACAAGGTGACTCATCATCTTTTCATGAAACCACTCCAAAAAGGCGTCCGGGACGACCAAAGAAGCTTGGGCCACAGCTTGAGCAAAAGGCAAAGAGGCCAATTGGTCGACCACGCAAGGAAAAAGCTGTGGATTCAGAAATGGGGGCAAAATGTGTAAATGGAAAATCAGTTGTTGCATCTGACATTGTGGAGAATGTAAACAAGAACCTTAAAATAACAGTAGTGTATGGCCGTTCTCGGAGGAACAAACGAATGGTGTCTGAGGGCTTTGACCAGTTGCAAACAGAGTTCCATGATGCTTGTCAAGCAGTGGGCCTTAAAAGTGACTTGGGCATTTTAATGCATAACTCTAAGACCATCTCAGGTAGTGTCAAAACAGCCTCAACAGAATTGTCTGAGGAATTAAATTTTGTCAGCCCTGTAAAAGAGTCATCCCCTCAATCTAGCAGTAACATCAAATGTCAGAAGCAGGATGATTCAGTACCCTCAAGGAAACCAGGTAGACCCGCAAAAGTTAAAATCTCTGGAATTTCCGTCACAGTAACCACAGTGTCACCTCGGCAGCGTAAGATTCAGATAAATAAGGATACTCGGCAGTCTCCTGAAACACTAATTCATAAGAAGGTACTCCTACCAGAATTCAAATCTGCCAAAGAGCCCAGGACAATCAGTCGCCAGTCAACAAGCAGAAGCAGTCAAACAGAAGAAGGAATAACAACAAAAGATGAATGTAAAGACAAACTGCCAAATGAGCCTGTAGCAGTGCGTCACTCAATGAGAGTGAGAAAGCCCTCAATACACTTTCTGCATGCTGTTGCCACCTCCACCTCTAGATCATACAGCCATAGTAATGCTCTGTTACGACGCTCCAAAAAACTTCTGTTAAACAAGGCCAGCAATGAAAGGAGACAGGAGGAGCAACAGAGTAGTGTAGATACGttaagagagaaaagacagccTTGTGTTCAAGACAGGAAGAACATCTCTCAGGACCTGAGCAGAGTGGCAGGGGTGTCTGTCGACTCAATCTTTCCCCCGAAAGAGACGCTAAGGTGGTGGGCAGCATCAGCAGAGGAAAACACTATGAACCAGGAGCTTGCTAGGCGAATACGACTCATCTCTGACTCTTGGGTCTCAAACACTGTAGAGAACCAGGATAAAGAAACTGCCTTAAATTCAAAACTAGGCAGTAAAAGCAAAAGTTCATTTGCCAGGAATTCAAAACATTCCTCTGTGGTTCGGACACTGTTTGACTGCTCTCCCAACAAACCAAGGTCCTGTAGCATGCAGCAGATCTGTTCCTGGTTTATGCAGACCACAGAGACACGGTCTCTGTCTATTGTGAAGAAGGCAAGCTCCCGTAATCCTTACGAACTTATGCACTTCCCTCGTTCTACCAATAAAAAGAGTCTTTGCCATAGTCCTCAAGCAGAGCGACTCCGCAAACACATCAAGAAATTTGCCAAGACAGTGCCAAAAAGTCCTTTGCAACATCAACGGGCCCAAAGAAGGTTGAGGAAGAGAAATGAGGCATCTCTGTCCACACAAAAGATTAGGCGACAACTTTTCACTGCCCGCTTTGCGACAGGTAGGCTCAATCATGGAACCCAATGGTGGCGAAGCAGAGTATTTGGCAGATACCAGACCACCCTATTTAGAGCAAGTACAAGGTTCCTAACCCGAAAAGAAAGGGAGAGGTGGCAAAAGAGGCAGAGgaataagaaaaacataaaagtagccACAAGTTTTTCAAATAGACATGTAGTGACTGGACTAAAACCTAAACGTAAAGCATTACCCACATCAGCAAAAGATCAGTTATCTGACTGTTTGGAGAATGGTTCTGCCACCAGTTCTTTTGGCCAAACTCAGGAGCCTGTGGATGTACCCAAAGAGCAGAACCTCTGCTCTAAAGCCTGGAGTCCTGAGAGACTGAAAGAATGCCGGGTGTTTCTAAAAAAGATCAACTCTCCAGGCAATGAATCAACTGAGGAAGAGTGGGACTCCTGTACAGTGACACTGGATGACGGGTCACCTCCTGCATATCTCTTTGCAGGAAGGGAAAGAGAACTGGTAGGAGTTGTTAAAGCTGTGAAAACTGAAAGACAAAGGAGCACGAGAAGAACTGCCTCAAGAGAATTGGAAGTTTCTGCACCTATATCAGTCCAAGAGCAGGATGAGAAGCCAGTGGGGAGGCAAAAAGGCAAATACAAAAGTCCTGGGGTTGTGTCTGCTGaaccaccacaaccaccaccaGCGAAGATGTTGAGACAATCGCGAATGAGGGGCCTAACCGGGCAGAGGTGGTGTGACTGTTTG aaaactaAATGA
- the lcorl gene encoding ligand-dependent nuclear receptor corepressor-like protein isoform X3, with the protein MATVQCSKCTAERKGFRRELDSWRHTLIHCVGFESILEGIYGPLLLRDLNLFDDCEPEEVDDWSPETSCSQCSFCNLPLEKLSSDQVQSATSPLSSPSDYSPCQAPAISESSQSAHRFLQAVFHKKDVSLGCESNIPLVAQELMKKMVHQFALEYASKCLLHTNSNGVTTRTSSPLSQALDAPLDLTVSRAGEEKEIESDPDGVLDLSNRNSACSATSSSSKHKASGRQRRQKEEYIERSLELSEGLLSKALKDIRSGRLQEQRAALLYGIPLQTLKQGLDSLAEGRLGMLHQLAPGSRDFRDEVTSYNVMSSMLGGEARLVLQKVAAWAERAEIGGAAEENGDLSFPSSSLTFYQPSGQQKAVPHSFPQLRDALQPPSSPTPSLEPPTSLRIPQVRSMSDHNRSIPAENGSTAENLHQRTSSTEGTASSLMAVARPSSLFKLRPPFLQHGCPGSANQSPHRLGPRGSSLDDSEDGAGGRDKDKQPRKKRGRYRQYNHELLEEAITMVMAGRMSVSKAQGVYGVPHSTLEYKVKERTGTLKNPPKKKSANFCSSNSNSSGSGTMTGSTNSGI; encoded by the exons ATGGCGACAGTGCAGTGCTCCAAATGCACGGCCGAAAGAAAAGGATTTCGGCGGGAACTTGATTCGTGGCGACACACATTGATACACTGCGTTG GGTTTGAAAGTATTCTGGAGGGAATATATGGCCCACTGCTGCTGAGGGACCTCAATTTATTTGATG ATTGTGAACCTGAAGAGGTGGATGATTGGTCCCCAGAAACAAGTTGCTCTCAGTGTTCATTCTGCAACCTTCCCCTGGAGAAACTCAGCAGT gatCAAGTACAGTCAGCCACGTcgcccctctcctccccctctgaTTACTCTCCCTGTCAGGCTCCAGCTATCTCTGAGAGCAGCCAATCAGCACACAGGTTCCTCCAAGCTGTGTTTCACAAGAAAG ATGTGTCCTTGGGCTGTGAGTCCAACATCCCTCTGGTTGCCCAGGAGCTAATGAAGAAGATGGTACATCAGTTTGCCTTGGAGTACGCATCCAAGTGCCTACTCCACACCAATTCAAATGGCGTTACAACAAGGACCTCATCACCTCTGTCACAAGCATTAGATGCTCCTCTGGACCTCACAGTGAGCCGAGCCGGGGAGGAGAAAGAGATCGAAAGTGACCCAG ATGGCGTGCTCGACCTCTCCAACAGGAACTCTGCCTGCTCAGcaacttcatcatcatccaaACACAAAGCCTCAGG GAGGCAGCGCAGGCAGAAGGAGGAGTACATTGAGAGGAGCTTGGAGCTGTCTGAGGGGTTACTGTCCAAGGCCTTGAAGGATATACGTTCAGGGAGGCTGCAGGAGCAGCGGGCCGCGTTGCTTTATGGGATACCCCTTCAGACTCTGAAGCAAGGTCTGGATAGCTTGGCTGAAGGAAGGCTGGGGATGCTACATCAACTTGCACCAGGAAGCAGAGATTTCAGGGATGAAGTGACATCATACAATGTGATGTCATCAATGTTGGGCGGTGAAGCCCGTCTTGTCCTGCAGAAGGTGGCCGCGTGGGCAGAGCGGGCAGAAattggaggagctgcagaggagaatGGAGATTTGAGTTTCCCTTCATCCTCTCTTACCTTTTATCAGCCAAGTGGTCAACAGAAAGCCGTCCCTCACTCTTTCCCCCAGCTCAGGGATGCTCTCCAGCCCCCATCAAGCCCCACTCCCAGTCTGGAGCCACCCACATCCCTGCGTATTCCTCAGGTCCGCTCCATGTCTGACCATAACAGGTCGATTCCAGCTGAGAATGGCAGCACGGCTGAAAACCTGCATCAGCGTACCTCATCAACGGAGGGTACTGCCAGTTCATTGATGGCTGTTGCTAGACCTTCGTCTCTCTTCAAACTCAGACCTCCTTTCTTACAACATGGCTGTCCAGGCAGTGCCAACCAGTCACCTCATCGCCTGGGACCACGTGGGTCCTCACTGGATGATTCAGAAGACGGGGCAGGTGGCCGGGATAAAGACAAGCAACCGAGAAAGAAACGTGGGAGATACCGCCAGTACAACCACGAACTGTTGGAGGAGGCCATCACTATGGTGATGGCAGGTCGCATGAGCGTTTCCAAGGCCCAGGGGGTTTATGGGGTGCCCCACAGCACACTGGAGTACAAAGTCAAAGAACGTACTGGAACACTGAAGAACCCGCCCAAGAAGAAATCTGCCAACTTTTGTTCATCCAATTCCAACTCATCTGGTTCTGGTACCATGACCGGTTCCACTAACTCAGGGATCTAG